The following are from one region of the Actinopolyspora halophila DSM 43834 genome:
- the rpsS gene encoding 30S ribosomal protein S19 — translation MPRSLKKGPFVDDHLLKKVDALNESNKKTVIKTWSRRSTVIPDMVGHTIAVHDGRKHVPVFISENMVGHKLGEFAPTRTFKGHVKDDRKSRRR, via the coding sequence ATGCCACGTAGCCTGAAGAAGGGCCCGTTCGTGGACGACCACCTGCTCAAAAAGGTGGACGCTCTGAACGAGTCCAACAAGAAGACGGTGATCAAGACCTGGTCGCGCCGGTCCACGGTCATTCCGGACATGGTGGGGCACACGATCGCCGTCCACGACGGCCGCAAGCACGTGCCGGTGTTCATCAGCGAGAACATGGTTGGACACAAGCTCGGCGAGTTCGCCCCGACCCGTACTTTCAAGGGTCACGTCAAGGACGACCGGAAGTCTCGCCGCCGCTGA
- the rplD gene encoding 50S ribosomal protein L4, whose protein sequence is MAAKLDVRTPDGNTDGQVDLPAELFDAKANVPLMHQVVTAQLAAARQGTHSVKTRGEVAGGSKKPYRQKGTGNARQGSIRAPQFVGGGTVHGPTPRDYSQRTPKKMKAAALRSALSDRARAGQIHVVTEVTGGDKPSTKEAKATLRSVTDARRVLVVLNGTEETAWLSLRNLPHVHILDPGQLNTYDVLVNDDVVFSKGAFERFVAERSPKRSAKTAVTPDATSSQAEEADQ, encoded by the coding sequence ATGGCCGCTAAGCTCGACGTCCGCACACCGGACGGGAACACCGACGGGCAGGTCGACCTGCCGGCGGAGCTGTTCGACGCGAAGGCGAACGTGCCGCTGATGCACCAGGTCGTCACGGCTCAGCTGGCCGCGGCCCGCCAGGGAACGCATTCCGTCAAGACCCGCGGTGAGGTCGCAGGCGGCAGCAAGAAGCCCTACCGGCAGAAGGGCACCGGTAACGCCCGCCAGGGTTCGATCCGTGCCCCGCAGTTCGTCGGTGGCGGTACCGTGCACGGCCCCACCCCGAGGGATTACTCGCAGCGCACCCCCAAGAAGATGAAGGCGGCCGCGCTGCGCAGTGCGTTGTCCGACCGTGCCCGCGCTGGCCAGATCCACGTCGTCACCGAGGTGACGGGCGGCGACAAGCCGTCCACCAAGGAAGCCAAAGCGACGCTGCGGAGTGTGACCGACGCCAGGCGTGTGCTGGTGGTGCTCAACGGCACCGAGGAGACCGCATGGCTGAGCCTGCGGAACCTGCCTCACGTGCACATCCTCGACCCCGGTCAGCTGAACACCTACGACGTGTTGGTCAACGACGACGTCGTGTTCAGCAAGGGGGCCTTCGAGCGCTTCGTCGCCGAGCGGTCGCCGAAGCGTTCGGCCAAGACCGCGGTCACCCCCGACGCGACTTCGAGTCAGGCTGAGGAGGCAGACCAGTGA
- the rpsL gene encoding 30S ribosomal protein S12: MPTIQQLVRKGRHDKASKVTTAALKGSPQRRGVCTRVYTTTPKKPNSSLRKVARVKLTSGVEITAYIPGEGHNLQEHSIVLVRGGRVKDLPGVRYKIIRGSLDTQGVKNRKQARSRYGAKKEKS; encoded by the coding sequence ATGCCCACCATCCAGCAGCTGGTCCGTAAGGGCCGCCACGACAAGGCCTCGAAGGTCACCACAGCGGCGCTGAAGGGAAGCCCCCAGCGCCGTGGAGTGTGCACACGCGTGTACACGACTACTCCGAAGAAGCCCAACTCATCGCTGCGCAAGGTTGCGCGTGTCAAGCTCACCAGCGGCGTCGAGATCACCGCCTACATTCCTGGTGAGGGGCACAACCTGCAGGAGCACTCGATCGTGCTCGTCCGTGGCGGCCGTGTGAAGGACCTCCCCGGCGTCCGCTACAAGATCATTCGCGGTTCGCTCGACACCCAGGGTGTGAAGAACCGTAAGCAGGCTCGCAGCCGGTACGGAGCGAAGAAGGAGAAGAGCTGA
- the rplW gene encoding 50S ribosomal protein L23: MIPDPRDILIAPVISEKSYALLSENQYTFLVRPSSNKTEIKIAVEKIFGVQVKSVNTINRQGKRKRTRTGFGKRKDTKRAIVTLSPDSKPIEIFGGQTA, from the coding sequence GTGATCCCCGATCCGCGAGACATCCTGATCGCGCCGGTGATCTCCGAGAAGAGCTACGCACTGCTTTCGGAGAACCAGTACACGTTCCTGGTCCGCCCGAGCTCGAACAAGACCGAGATCAAGATCGCGGTCGAGAAGATCTTCGGCGTGCAGGTCAAGAGTGTCAACACGATCAACCGACAGGGCAAGCGCAAGCGCACCCGCACGGGCTTCGGCAAGCGCAAGGACACCAAGCGGGCGATCGTGACGCTGTCCCCCGATAGCAAGCCGATCGAGATCTTCGGCGGCCAGACCGCCTGA
- the rpsG gene encoding 30S ribosomal protein S7, whose amino-acid sequence MSRKGPAPKRSVDSDPVYSSPLVTQLVNKILVDGKRSLAERVVYSALEGCREKTGTDPIVTLKRALDNVKPSLEVRSRRVGGATYQVPVEVRAGRSTTLALRWVVRFARQRREKTMIERLTNELLDASNGLGASVKKREDTHKMAESNKAFAHYRW is encoded by the coding sequence ATGTCCCGCAAGGGTCCCGCCCCCAAGCGGTCAGTCGATTCCGATCCCGTCTACAGTTCGCCTCTGGTCACCCAGCTGGTGAACAAGATTCTCGTGGACGGGAAGCGTTCGCTGGCCGAGCGTGTCGTGTACTCGGCGCTGGAAGGCTGCCGTGAGAAGACCGGCACCGATCCGATCGTGACGCTCAAGCGCGCGTTGGACAACGTCAAGCCCTCGCTGGAGGTGCGCAGCCGCCGTGTCGGTGGCGCGACCTATCAGGTTCCGGTCGAGGTGCGCGCCGGTCGTTCGACCACGCTGGCTCTGCGCTGGGTGGTGCGTTTCGCCCGTCAGCGTCGTGAGAAGACCATGATCGAGCGCCTTACCAACGAGCTGCTCGACGCCAGCAATGGTCTCGGTGCGAGTGTCAAGAAGCGCGAGGACACGCACAAGATGGCGGAGTCGAACAAGGCTTTCGCTCATTATCGGTGGTGA
- the tuf gene encoding elongation factor Tu, protein MAKAKFERDKPHVNIGTIGHVDHGKTTLTAAITKVLHDNHPDLNPYTPFEDIDKAPEEKDRGITIQIAHVEYQTEARHYAHVDAPGHADYVKNMITGAAQMDGAILVVAATDGPMPQTREHVLLAKQVGVPYILVALNKADMVDDEEIMDLVEMEVRELLSEQDFPGDDVPIIRVSALKALEGDDEWGQKIMELLHAVDASVPDPVRATDQSFLMPVEDVFSITGRGTVVTGRVERGVIKVNEEVEMVGIKEKPIKTTVTGVEMFRKLLDQGQAGDNVGLLLRGVKREDVERGMVVIKQGTTTPHTEFEAQVYILSKDEGGRHTPFFNNYRPQFYFRTTDVTGVVTLPEGTEMVMPGDNTEMSVQLIQPIAMEEGLRFAIREGGRTVGAGRVIKVNK, encoded by the coding sequence GTGGCGAAGGCGAAGTTCGAGAGGGACAAGCCGCACGTCAACATCGGGACCATCGGTCACGTTGACCACGGCAAAACCACACTGACCGCGGCTATCACCAAGGTCCTGCACGACAACCACCCGGACCTGAACCCCTACACGCCTTTCGAGGACATCGACAAGGCGCCGGAGGAGAAGGACCGCGGGATCACGATTCAGATCGCGCACGTCGAGTACCAGACCGAGGCGCGGCACTACGCCCACGTGGACGCTCCGGGCCACGCGGACTACGTGAAGAACATGATCACCGGCGCCGCCCAGATGGACGGTGCGATCCTGGTTGTGGCTGCGACCGACGGTCCGATGCCGCAGACCCGGGAGCACGTGCTGCTCGCCAAGCAGGTCGGCGTGCCGTACATCCTCGTCGCCCTGAACAAGGCCGACATGGTCGATGACGAGGAGATCATGGACCTCGTCGAGATGGAGGTCCGTGAGCTGCTCAGCGAGCAGGACTTCCCCGGCGACGACGTTCCGATCATCCGGGTCTCCGCACTCAAGGCGCTCGAGGGCGACGATGAGTGGGGCCAGAAGATCATGGAGCTGCTCCACGCCGTGGACGCCAGCGTTCCGGACCCGGTCCGGGCCACCGACCAGTCGTTCCTGATGCCGGTGGAGGACGTCTTCTCCATCACCGGTCGCGGGACCGTGGTCACCGGCCGTGTCGAGCGCGGTGTCATCAAGGTGAACGAGGAGGTCGAGATGGTCGGCATCAAGGAGAAGCCGATCAAGACCACCGTCACCGGCGTCGAGATGTTCCGCAAGCTGCTCGACCAGGGTCAGGCCGGCGACAACGTCGGTCTGCTGCTGCGCGGTGTCAAGCGCGAGGACGTCGAGCGCGGTATGGTCGTCATCAAGCAGGGGACGACCACCCCGCACACCGAGTTCGAGGCACAGGTCTACATCCTGTCCAAGGACGAGGGCGGTAGGCACACGCCGTTCTTCAACAACTACCGTCCGCAGTTCTACTTCCGTACCACCGACGTGACCGGTGTGGTGACCCTGCCCGAGGGCACCGAGATGGTCATGCCCGGTGACAACACGGAGATGTCCGTGCAGCTCATCCAGCCCATCGCCATGGAGGAAGGGCTGCGTTTCGCGATCCGCGAGGGTGGCCGTACGGTCGGCGCGGGCCGCGTCATCAAGGTCAACAAGTGA
- the rplC gene encoding 50S ribosomal protein L3 yields MSERQMKGILGTKLGMTQVFDDLNRVVPVTVVQAGPNLITQVRTKENDGYQAVQLAFGAIDPRKVSKPRSGQFAKAGVTPRRHLVELRTSDAKDYELGQELTADVFESGANVDVVGTSKGKGFAGTVKRYGFARQGQSHGTQAVHRKPGSIGGCAYPARVFKGKKMPGRMGGKRVTTQNLKVHRVDDESGLLLIKGAIPGPNGGLVLVKSSTKGGA; encoded by the coding sequence ATGTCTGAAAGGCAGATGAAGGGGATTCTGGGCACCAAGCTCGGGATGACCCAGGTCTTCGACGACTTGAACCGGGTTGTCCCGGTGACGGTCGTGCAGGCCGGGCCCAACCTGATTACCCAGGTCCGTACCAAGGAGAACGACGGTTACCAGGCCGTCCAGCTGGCGTTCGGCGCCATCGATCCGCGCAAGGTGAGCAAGCCGCGCAGCGGCCAGTTCGCCAAGGCGGGTGTGACGCCGCGGCGTCACCTGGTCGAGCTGCGTACCTCGGATGCCAAGGACTACGAACTCGGTCAGGAGCTGACCGCTGACGTGTTCGAGTCCGGCGCGAACGTGGACGTGGTCGGTACCAGCAAGGGCAAGGGTTTCGCCGGTACGGTCAAGCGCTACGGCTTCGCCCGCCAGGGGCAGAGCCACGGTACGCAGGCCGTGCACCGTAAGCCCGGCTCCATCGGTGGTTGCGCTTACCCCGCAAGGGTGTTCAAGGGCAAGAAGATGCCGGGTCGCATGGGCGGCAAGCGCGTGACCACCCAGAACCTCAAGGTGCACCGGGTCGACGACGAGTCCGGATTGCTGCTGATCAAGGGAGCGATCCCCGGTCCGAACGGCGGCCTCGTGCTGGTCAAGAGCTCTACGAAGGGTGGTGCGTGA
- the rplV gene encoding 50S ribosomal protein L22 → MNARTDDSAAENPRAVARARFVRVAPMKARRVVDLIRGRSASEALDVLKFAPQTASGQVSKVLASAMANAENNNALDPSTLWVHRAYVDEGPTLKRFRPRAQGRAFRIRKRTSHITVEVESRQPKGQGKSRKRSQKGSAR, encoded by the coding sequence ATGAATGCCCGTACCGACGACAGTGCCGCGGAAAACCCGCGTGCGGTGGCGCGGGCCCGCTTCGTCCGCGTGGCGCCGATGAAGGCGCGCCGCGTGGTCGATCTCATCAGGGGCCGTAGCGCCAGTGAAGCCCTGGACGTGCTCAAGTTCGCTCCGCAGACCGCCAGCGGTCAGGTGTCGAAGGTGCTCGCCAGTGCGATGGCCAACGCGGAGAACAACAACGCGCTCGATCCGAGCACGCTGTGGGTGCACCGCGCGTATGTGGACGAGGGCCCGACGCTGAAGCGGTTCCGTCCGCGCGCCCAGGGCCGTGCCTTCCGTATCCGGAAGCGGACCAGCCACATCACGGTCGAGGTCGAGTCGCGCCAGCCGAAGGGGCAGGGCAAGTCTCGTAAGCGCAGCCAGAAGGGGAGTGCCCGGTAG
- the fusA gene encoding elongation factor G, whose product MARDVLTDLTKVRNIGIMAHIDAGKTTTTERVLYYTGINYKLGEVHDGAATMDWMSEEQKRGITITSAATTTFWQQHQINLIDTPGHVDFTAEVERSLRVLDGAVAVFDGKEGVEPQSEQVWRQADKYGVPRICFVNKMDKMGADFYFTLGTIRERLDAKPLVLQLPIGSESDFEGVVDLISMKALTWRGDVAKGSTYEIEDIPADLVETANEYRSELLESVAESSEELMEAYFGGEELTTEQIKQGVRTLTLSQEAFPVMCGTAFKNKGVQPMLDAVVEYLPSPLDIPAVQGTLPSSGTETSREASTEEPFSALVFKVAVHPFYGKLTYVRVYSGKISQGAQVMNPIRDRKERIGKLFQMHSNKENPVDEGQAGHIYAVVGMKDTSTGDTLCDPQNQVILESMSFPDPVIEVAIEPKTKADQEKLSTSIQKLAEEDPTFQVKYDEENGQTIVKGMGELHLEVLVNRMKTDFKVEANIGKPQVAYRETIRKTVEKHEFTHKKQTGGSGQFARVVINLEPIEQSAESATYEFDNQITGGRIPREYIPSVDEGAQDAMQVGVLAGYPVVGIKMTLVDGQYHEVDSSEMAFKVAGSMAMKEAAAKASPALLEPLMAVETTTPEEYMGEVIGDLNSRRGHVQAMEERGGSRVVKALVPLSEMFGYVGDLRSKTQGRANYSMVFDSYGEVPANVAKEIIAKATGE is encoded by the coding sequence GTGGCACGCGACGTGCTGACCGACCTGACCAAGGTCCGCAACATCGGCATCATGGCCCACATCGACGCGGGCAAGACCACCACGACCGAACGGGTGCTGTACTACACCGGGATCAACTACAAGCTCGGTGAGGTGCACGACGGCGCCGCGACGATGGACTGGATGTCGGAGGAGCAGAAGCGGGGTATCACCATTACCTCGGCTGCTACCACGACGTTCTGGCAACAGCATCAGATCAACCTCATCGACACCCCCGGGCACGTCGACTTCACGGCCGAGGTGGAGCGTTCGTTGCGCGTGCTCGACGGTGCCGTCGCGGTCTTCGACGGCAAGGAGGGCGTCGAGCCCCAGTCCGAGCAGGTGTGGCGCCAGGCGGACAAGTACGGAGTTCCGCGCATCTGTTTCGTCAACAAGATGGACAAGATGGGCGCCGACTTCTACTTCACGCTCGGCACCATCCGGGAGCGGCTCGACGCCAAGCCGTTGGTACTGCAGCTGCCGATCGGTAGCGAGTCCGACTTCGAGGGCGTTGTCGACCTGATCAGCATGAAGGCGCTGACCTGGCGCGGTGACGTGGCCAAGGGCTCCACGTACGAGATCGAGGACATCCCCGCTGACCTCGTCGAGACGGCCAACGAGTACCGCAGCGAGCTGCTCGAGTCCGTCGCGGAGTCCAGCGAGGAGCTGATGGAGGCCTACTTCGGTGGTGAGGAGCTCACCACCGAGCAGATCAAGCAGGGTGTCCGCACGCTCACGCTGAGCCAAGAGGCGTTCCCCGTCATGTGCGGGACGGCGTTCAAGAACAAGGGCGTGCAGCCGATGCTGGACGCCGTGGTCGAGTACCTGCCTTCGCCGCTGGACATCCCCGCCGTGCAGGGCACGCTGCCCAGTTCCGGCACGGAGACCTCCCGCGAGGCCAGTACCGAGGAGCCGTTCTCCGCGCTGGTGTTCAAGGTCGCCGTCCATCCCTTCTACGGCAAGCTCACCTACGTCCGGGTCTACTCCGGCAAGATCTCGCAGGGCGCTCAGGTGATGAACCCGATCAGGGACCGCAAGGAGCGCATCGGAAAGCTCTTCCAGATGCACTCCAACAAGGAGAACCCGGTCGACGAGGGACAGGCCGGGCACATCTACGCGGTGGTCGGGATGAAGGACACCAGCACCGGTGACACGCTCTGCGATCCGCAGAACCAGGTCATCCTGGAGTCCATGAGTTTCCCGGATCCGGTCATCGAGGTCGCGATCGAACCCAAGACCAAGGCCGACCAGGAGAAGCTGTCGACCTCGATCCAGAAACTCGCCGAAGAGGACCCGACCTTCCAGGTCAAGTACGACGAGGAAAACGGTCAGACCATTGTCAAGGGCATGGGTGAGCTCCACCTCGAGGTCCTGGTCAATCGGATGAAGACCGATTTCAAGGTCGAGGCCAACATCGGCAAGCCGCAGGTCGCCTACCGCGAGACGATCCGCAAGACGGTCGAGAAGCACGAGTTCACCCACAAGAAGCAGACCGGTGGTTCCGGTCAGTTCGCCCGTGTGGTGATCAACCTCGAGCCGATCGAGCAGTCCGCGGAAAGCGCGACCTACGAGTTCGACAACCAGATCACCGGTGGGCGTATCCCCCGCGAGTACATTCCTTCGGTGGACGAAGGTGCCCAGGATGCCATGCAGGTCGGTGTGCTGGCGGGCTATCCGGTGGTCGGTATCAAGATGACCTTGGTGGACGGCCAGTACCACGAGGTCGACTCCTCGGAAATGGCGTTCAAGGTCGCCGGTTCGATGGCGATGAAGGAGGCGGCCGCCAAGGCCAGCCCGGCGCTGCTCGAACCGTTGATGGCGGTCGAGACGACGACACCCGAGGAATACATGGGTGAAGTCATCGGCGACCTCAACTCCCGCCGTGGTCACGTTCAGGCCATGGAGGAGCGTGGCGGTTCCCGCGTCGTCAAGGCGTTGGTGCCGCTGTCCGAGATGTTCGGGTACGTGGGCGATCTGCGTTCCAAGACGCAGGGCCGCGCGAACTACTCGATGGTGTTCGACTCCTACGGCGAGGTTCCGGCGAACGTGGCCAAGGAGATCATCGCGAAGGCTACGGGGGAGTAA
- the rpsJ gene encoding 30S ribosomal protein S10, producing MAGQKIRIRLKAYDHEAIDASARKIVETVTRTGASVVGPVPLPTEKNVYCVIRSPHKYKDSREHFEMRTHKRLIDIVEPTPKTVDALMRIDLPASVDVNIQ from the coding sequence ATGGCGGGACAAAAGATCCGCATCCGGCTCAAGGCCTACGACCACGAGGCGATCGACGCGTCCGCGCGTAAGATCGTCGAGACCGTGACGCGCACCGGCGCTTCGGTTGTCGGGCCGGTGCCGCTGCCCACCGAGAAGAACGTCTACTGCGTTATCCGCTCTCCGCACAAGTACAAGGACTCGCGGGAGCACTTCGAGATGCGCACACACAAGCGGCTCATCGACATTGTCGAGCCGACGCCGAAGACGGTGGATGCGCTCATGCGCATCGATCTTCCGGCCAGTGTCGATGTGAATATCCAGTGA
- the rplB gene encoding 50S ribosomal protein L2 produces the protein MGIRKYKPTTAGRRGSSVADFSEITRSHPEKSLVRPLHGKGGRNGHGRITTRHQGGGHKRAYRVIDFRRNDKDGVPAKVAHIEYDPNRSARIALLHYRDGEKRYIIAPNKVRQGDMVESGPRADIKPGNNLPMRNIPTGTVIHGIELRPGGGAKIARSAGTRVQLVAKEGPHAQLRMPSGEIRNVDVRCRATVGEVGNSEHSNINWGKAGRSRWKGKRPTVRGVVMNPIDHPHGGGEGRTSGGRHPVNPKGKPEGRSRRSKSSDKLIVRRRRTGKKKRR, from the coding sequence ATGGGCATTCGCAAGTACAAGCCGACGACCGCGGGTCGTCGCGGTTCGAGCGTGGCCGATTTCTCCGAGATCACCCGATCTCACCCGGAGAAGTCGCTGGTCCGTCCGCTGCACGGCAAGGGCGGCCGGAATGGACACGGCAGGATCACCACTCGGCACCAGGGTGGCGGTCACAAGCGTGCGTACCGCGTGATCGATTTCCGTCGGAACGACAAGGACGGTGTGCCGGCCAAGGTCGCCCACATCGAATACGACCCCAACCGCAGTGCGCGTATCGCGCTGCTGCACTACAGGGACGGCGAGAAGCGCTACATCATCGCCCCGAACAAGGTTCGCCAGGGCGACATGGTGGAGAGCGGTCCGCGTGCCGACATCAAGCCGGGCAACAACCTGCCGATGCGCAACATCCCCACCGGCACCGTGATTCACGGGATCGAGCTGCGGCCGGGCGGCGGGGCGAAGATCGCGCGTTCGGCGGGCACCAGGGTCCAGCTGGTGGCCAAGGAAGGACCGCACGCCCAGCTGCGGATGCCCTCGGGCGAGATCCGCAACGTCGACGTGCGCTGTCGGGCCACGGTGGGCGAGGTCGGTAACTCCGAGCACTCCAACATCAACTGGGGCAAGGCGGGGCGTAGTCGCTGGAAGGGCAAGCGTCCCACTGTTCGCGGTGTCGTCATGAACCCGATCGACCACCCGCACGGCGGTGGTGAGGGGCGTACCTCCGGTGGCCGGCACCCGGTCAACCCGAAGGGTAAGCCCGAGGGCCGCAGTCGCCGTAGCAAGTCCAGTGACAAGCTCATCGTTCGGCGCCGCCGCACCGGTAAGAAGAAGCGGCGCTGA